Proteins from one Lepidochelys kempii isolate rLepKem1 chromosome 6, rLepKem1.hap2, whole genome shotgun sequence genomic window:
- the LOC140912203 gene encoding uncharacterized protein — protein MESQSRKRAPAWTQREVWDLIAVWGEESVLSELRSSFRNAKTFVKISQGMKDRGHNRDPKQCCVKLKELRQAYQKTREANGRSGSEPQTCRFYDELHHILGGSATTTPAVLFDSFNGVGGNTEAGFGNEEEDDDEEEVVDSSQQASGETGFPDSQELFLTLDLEPVPPEPTQGCLLDPAGGEGTSAACVSMITGSSPSQRLVKLRKKKNTCADMFSELMLSSHTDRAQTNAWRQIMSVQKSTK, from the exons atggagtcccagagtcgcaaaagagctccagcatggacccaacgggaggtatgggatctgatcgctgtttggggagaggaatccgtgctatcagaactccgttccagttttcgaaatgccaaaacctttgtcaaaatctcccagggcatgaaggacagaggccataacagggacccgaagcagtgctgcgtgaaactgaaggagctgaggcaagcctaccagaaaaccagggaggcgaatggccgctccgggtcagagccccaaacatgccgcttctatgatgagctgcatcacattttagggggttcagccaccactaccccagccgtgttgtttgactccttcaatggagttggaggcaatacggaagcaggttttgggaacgaagaagaagatgatgatgaggaggaggttgtagatagctcacagcaagcaagcggagaaaccggttttcccgacagccaggaactgtttctcaccctggacctggagccagtaccccccgaacccacccaaggctgcctcctggacccagcaggcggagaagggacctctg ctgcatgtgtttcaatgatcacaggatcttctccttcccagaggctagtgaagcttagaaagaaaaaaaacacttgcGCTgacatgttctccgagctcatgctgtcctcccacactgacagagcacagacgaatgcgtggaggcaaataatgtcagtgcagaaaagcacaaaatga